A portion of the Planctomicrobium piriforme genome contains these proteins:
- a CDS encoding sensor histidine kinase, which translates to MIDATLLVIQGPEQGRRYELVPESMHVGRGGQNEIRVLDTEASRQHALLAWTDGDWVITDLDSSNGTYVNGRAIKTAVIRPGDQIQVGRTILLYTGDTQPREYSAGEKINLVARSSADDQSRIVSQAKPSENAAFGGWTQAGDNLQLLYRITEEVVSPTTSLDELLQRVLDLTLEAVGADRGCMLVADSKTDRIEPRVVAHRGSANVNERMPISTSIVEYVIYNGQGVRTSDAQHDSRFDTGQSIVKSGIREAMCVPMRGRYELMGVIYVDTTRSSVEMLGSLMGGRFNDQLLLMLLAIGRQSALAIENYRYQDALVTSERLAAIGQTITIMSHHIKNILQGLQGGGYLIDSGLKQKNDEMIRKGWGVVERNQNRIYNLVMDLLTFSKEREPRLTMSDISEVLRDVLELMEPRLTAASIQSAIVPAPATPLSLFDAEGFHRAILNIVTNAIDALDGQPNPRLEIRYGLDQAREQMWVEIEDNGPGIDDAELPRLFSLFESTKGFKGTGLGLAVSRKILQEHGGTISVRTKAGIGTSFRLEWPYQSEEAELSAE; encoded by the coding sequence GTGATCGACGCGACGTTGCTCGTCATTCAGGGACCAGAACAGGGCCGACGCTACGAGCTGGTCCCGGAGTCGATGCACGTCGGTCGCGGCGGTCAGAACGAAATTCGCGTTCTCGACACCGAAGCCTCGCGGCAGCATGCGTTGCTCGCCTGGACCGATGGCGATTGGGTGATTACGGATCTCGACAGCTCGAACGGCACCTACGTCAACGGCCGCGCCATCAAAACCGCCGTCATCCGCCCAGGCGATCAGATTCAGGTCGGCCGCACGATCCTCCTCTACACCGGCGACACCCAGCCCCGCGAATATTCGGCAGGAGAGAAGATCAATCTCGTCGCCAGATCGTCCGCCGACGATCAATCCCGCATTGTCAGTCAGGCCAAGCCCTCGGAGAACGCGGCCTTTGGTGGCTGGACGCAGGCGGGGGATAACCTGCAACTGCTCTATCGCATCACCGAAGAAGTCGTCAGCCCGACCACGTCGCTCGACGAGCTTCTGCAGCGCGTCCTCGACCTCACGCTGGAAGCAGTCGGCGCCGATCGCGGCTGCATGCTGGTCGCGGACTCGAAGACAGACCGCATCGAGCCCCGCGTCGTGGCCCATCGCGGCTCGGCGAACGTCAACGAACGCATGCCGATCTCGACCAGTATCGTCGAGTACGTCATCTACAACGGACAGGGGGTCCGCACCTCCGATGCGCAGCACGACAGCCGCTTTGACACCGGCCAGAGCATCGTCAAATCCGGCATCCGCGAAGCGATGTGCGTCCCCATGCGGGGCCGTTACGAACTGATGGGAGTGATCTATGTCGACACCACCCGCTCGTCGGTCGAGATGCTCGGAAGCCTGATGGGCGGCCGCTTCAACGACCAGTTGTTGCTCATGCTCCTGGCCATCGGGCGGCAGTCGGCCCTCGCCATCGAGAACTACCGTTATCAGGACGCTCTCGTGACCTCGGAACGGCTGGCGGCGATTGGCCAGACGATCACGATCATGAGCCACCACATCAAAAACATTCTGCAAGGCCTGCAAGGGGGCGGTTACCTCATCGACTCCGGGCTGAAGCAGAAAAACGACGAGATGATCCGCAAAGGCTGGGGAGTCGTCGAACGCAATCAGAACCGCATCTATAACCTCGTAATGGACTTACTGACGTTCAGCAAAGAACGCGAACCGCGGCTGACGATGTCGGACATTTCCGAGGTGCTGCGCGACGTCCTCGAACTGATGGAGCCCCGCCTCACCGCTGCGAGTATTCAATCCGCGATCGTTCCCGCACCCGCGACTCCGCTTTCGCTTTTCGACGCCGAAGGCTTCCATCGGGCGATCCTCAATATCGTGACCAATGCCATCGATGCTCTCGACGGCCAGCCCAACCCCCGTCTCGAAATCCGCTATGGCCTCGATCAGGCACGTGAGCAAATGTGGGTCGAAATTGAAGACAACGGACCCGGCATCGACGACGCCGAACTCCCTCGATTGTTCAGCCTGTTCGAATCCACCAAGGGCTTCAAAGGGACCGGTCTTGGACTCGCGGTCAGCCGCAAGATCCTGCAGGAACACGGCGGCACTATCTCCG
- a CDS encoding GspE/PulE/PilB domain-containing protein, with protein sequence MDFYKEWLGIPDGNRPPDHYELLRVVRFEDDSDKIRAHYKKLNAHVRKYATGQYSLQSQELLNEMAKAMLCLTDAERKREYDESLGREFPPDQDEFGRQPILDVLCKQGKISRDQKKEIEEFADRRGLSHRDAVVQMKLAEPTVAAKALAVQLGYSYVDLEDMLPEDDILDKVPRQLVKQHSFIPLFIDDGRLLIACIDQPEHELEDELRLRYDAPIRPVIAAPRAINQAISQYFAPGMRDEAKVSTPVQTTGKGKGKAAQKTTGTAKQTGAQKKAAASVPFAQLPPEVQKERKQYGILFICWSVILPMAPQLLKSINPLLAAQIPIGLFPNIAIAVCVAGAVTWWVTQKYWK encoded by the coding sequence ATGGATTTCTACAAGGAATGGCTGGGCATCCCGGATGGAAACCGTCCGCCAGATCATTACGAACTGCTGCGCGTCGTCCGCTTTGAGGATGACTCCGATAAGATTCGGGCGCACTACAAAAAGCTGAACGCGCACGTCCGCAAGTACGCCACTGGCCAGTATTCGCTGCAGTCGCAGGAACTGCTCAACGAAATGGCCAAGGCGATGCTCTGCCTGACCGACGCCGAACGCAAACGCGAGTACGACGAATCGCTGGGCCGCGAATTCCCGCCAGATCAGGACGAGTTCGGCCGTCAACCGATCCTCGACGTCCTCTGCAAGCAGGGGAAAATCTCCCGCGACCAGAAGAAGGAAATCGAAGAATTCGCTGACCGTCGCGGGCTCTCGCACCGCGACGCCGTCGTCCAGATGAAGCTCGCCGAGCCGACTGTCGCTGCCAAGGCCCTCGCCGTGCAACTTGGCTATTCCTACGTCGACCTCGAAGACATGCTCCCCGAGGACGACATTCTCGACAAGGTTCCCCGCCAACTCGTCAAACAGCATTCGTTCATCCCGCTGTTTATCGACGACGGCCGGCTATTGATTGCCTGCATCGATCAGCCTGAGCACGAACTCGAAGACGAGCTGCGTTTGCGTTACGACGCCCCCATCCGTCCGGTCATCGCTGCCCCGCGTGCGATCAATCAGGCGATCTCGCAATACTTCGCCCCCGGCATGCGGGACGAAGCCAAAGTCAGCACCCCCGTCCAGACCACCGGTAAGGGGAAGGGGAAAGCCGCTCAGAAGACGACCGGCACGGCCAAGCAAACCGGGGCGCAGAAGAAGGCCGCAGCCAGCGTTCCCTTCGCTCAGCTTCCTCCCGAAGTCCAGAAGGAACGCAAACAGTACGGCATCCTTTTCATCTGCTGGAGCGTCATTCTGCCGATGGCTCCGCAGTTGCTGAAATCCATCAACCCCCTGCTCGCCGCCCAGATTCCCATTGGGTTGTTTCCAAACATCGCCATCGCCGTGTGCGTTGCCGGCGCCGTCACCTGGTGGGTCACGCAAAAGTACTGGAAGTAA
- a CDS encoding Hsp70 family protein codes for MEILEGQTVGIDLGTTYSAIAQLNVQGEPVSLPNADGKTITPSVVILGEDNKIIVGPSFERMSIENPRNIVEAIKRQMGNKDFVIVHHGRKYTPEFISALIIKKLKQDAEKMVGPIVNAVITVPYYFNDVRRKATQDAGKIAKLNVIDIINEPTAATLAYAWQKGQLGRPDLFKGEKTIMVYDLGGGTFDVTVVRYNATNFRVLATDGDVMLGGLDWSRRIVDYIAEQFHRKHNIDPREDPETLMQLTQECEQAKRDLSNRAQVPLNAYYKGKNLTLAMSRGDFERLTADLMQRTRDTTELVMAQAGVGKGELDEVVLVGGSTYMPVVETMLREVTGKVPSRDVTPEEAVAQGAAIHAAILEARATGGGSRMAQAVLNRLRSVTATDVNSHSLGVKISDPNNRTRKINHIMIPKNTSIPFEVSQKFVTNAANQQRIHICVLEGDAIDPDACTTIGDFRIISLPPNLPAGSPVEVTYRYDKNGRIHASARELTSRQEAKTEIVRDSGLTDENVDTFEALAAEYSVE; via the coding sequence ATGGAGATTCTCGAAGGCCAGACAGTCGGTATCGATCTGGGCACCACCTATTCCGCCATTGCCCAGCTCAACGTTCAGGGCGAGCCCGTCTCCCTGCCGAACGCCGACGGAAAAACGATCACCCCCTCCGTCGTCATTCTCGGGGAAGACAACAAGATCATCGTCGGACCCTCGTTCGAGCGGATGTCGATCGAAAACCCCCGCAACATCGTGGAAGCCATCAAACGGCAGATGGGGAACAAAGACTTCGTGATCGTGCATCACGGTCGCAAGTACACCCCGGAATTCATCTCCGCGCTGATCATCAAGAAGTTGAAGCAGGATGCGGAGAAGATGGTCGGCCCGATCGTCAACGCCGTCATCACGGTGCCGTATTACTTCAACGACGTCCGCCGCAAGGCCACGCAAGACGCCGGCAAGATCGCCAAGCTCAACGTCATCGACATCATCAACGAGCCCACCGCCGCGACGCTCGCGTACGCCTGGCAGAAAGGGCAACTCGGTCGCCCTGACCTGTTCAAGGGGGAAAAGACCATCATGGTCTACGACCTCGGCGGCGGCACGTTCGACGTCACCGTCGTCCGTTATAACGCCACGAACTTCCGCGTCCTCGCGACCGACGGCGACGTGATGCTCGGCGGGCTCGACTGGAGCCGCCGCATCGTCGACTACATCGCCGAGCAGTTCCACCGCAAGCACAACATCGATCCTCGCGAAGACCCCGAAACGCTCATGCAGTTGACGCAGGAGTGCGAACAGGCCAAACGCGATCTCAGCAATCGTGCCCAGGTGCCGCTCAATGCCTACTACAAGGGGAAGAATCTCACCCTCGCCATGAGCCGCGGCGACTTCGAACGCCTCACCGCCGACCTCATGCAGCGGACCCGTGACACCACCGAACTGGTGATGGCGCAGGCCGGCGTCGGCAAGGGAGAACTCGACGAAGTGGTGCTCGTGGGCGGTTCGACCTACATGCCCGTCGTCGAAACGATGCTTCGCGAGGTGACCGGCAAGGTTCCTTCCCGCGACGTCACCCCGGAAGAAGCTGTCGCCCAGGGGGCTGCCATTCACGCGGCGATCCTCGAAGCCCGCGCCACTGGCGGCGGCAGCCGCATGGCGCAGGCGGTACTCAACCGGCTGCGTTCGGTCACGGCGACCGATGTGAACTCCCACTCGCTGGGGGTGAAGATTTCGGATCCGAACAACCGGACCCGCAAAATCAATCACATCATGATCCCCAAGAACACGTCGATTCCGTTCGAGGTGTCTCAGAAGTTCGTGACGAATGCGGCCAATCAGCAGCGGATTCACATCTGCGTGCTGGAAGGGGATGCGATCGATCCGGACGCCTGCACCACGATTGGCGACTTCCGCATTATCAGCCTGCCGCCGAACCTGCCGGCCGGCTCGCCGGTGGAAGTCACCTACCGGTACGACAAGAACGGCCGAATCCACGCCAGTGCCCGCGAACTCACCTCGCGGCAGGAAGCGAAGACCGAGATCGTGCGCGACTCCGGACTCACCGACGAAAACGTCGACACGTTCGAAGCCCTGGCCGCGGAATACTCGGTCGAATAA
- a CDS encoding DUF4832 domain-containing protein: MMASRTLLFLVLVLAGRPVELVAQTTHQLEFASTPVDNPLKGLVPYATAEVERFPHSLEFDYLPFSALVGGENEYDWQPLENLLNTSAERGCQVVFRIYLEYPGRTGCIPKYLLDQGLTVHRYLNTNTQPEPPQPIETPDYEDLKLRKSLQQFIAALGKRYDGDPRIGFITAGLLGTWGEWHTYPRDELFASQAVQNEVMSAYEAAFKITPVLLRYPAGPEHESLAPNAQRNFGYHDDSFAWATLDTGKQNDDWFFVPALQQAGIAAVEKWKTAPIGGEIRPEAWGKVFDAKPGKKQIQNFEKCVRTTHASWLMDSGLYEQKTSPERYRRAIEQVRLLGYDFHVPQVTLGPLTGKQLPVSVHLENRGVAPFYYDWPVEFGFISSGRVVETLPSTGKITGLLPGDPVRIWTQSLDVQSLPAGKYRLALRVVNPLPQGKPLRFANAAQDADAAGWLTLGEIDIP, translated from the coding sequence ATGATGGCCAGCCGAACGCTTCTCTTCCTCGTGCTGGTTCTAGCTGGCAGGCCCGTCGAGCTCGTGGCGCAAACGACTCATCAGTTGGAGTTCGCGTCCACTCCGGTTGACAATCCATTGAAGGGGCTCGTCCCTTACGCGACCGCGGAAGTCGAGCGGTTTCCGCACAGTCTCGAATTCGATTACCTCCCCTTCTCGGCCCTCGTCGGCGGGGAGAACGAGTACGACTGGCAGCCGCTTGAAAACCTGCTCAATACCTCTGCCGAACGCGGCTGTCAGGTTGTGTTTCGCATCTACCTGGAATATCCCGGCCGCACCGGCTGCATTCCGAAGTACCTGCTGGATCAAGGACTCACGGTGCATCGCTATCTCAACACGAATACTCAGCCGGAGCCGCCGCAGCCGATCGAAACGCCCGACTACGAAGACCTAAAGCTGCGGAAGTCGCTGCAGCAGTTCATTGCCGCGCTCGGCAAGCGCTATGACGGAGATCCCCGCATCGGCTTTATCACCGCCGGGCTGCTCGGCACCTGGGGAGAATGGCACACCTACCCCCGCGACGAACTCTTCGCCAGCCAGGCGGTGCAGAACGAAGTCATGTCCGCCTACGAGGCGGCGTTCAAGATCACCCCTGTCCTGCTGCGGTATCCCGCCGGACCAGAACACGAGTCACTGGCGCCGAATGCCCAGCGAAATTTTGGCTACCACGACGATTCATTCGCCTGGGCCACGCTCGACACTGGCAAGCAGAACGACGACTGGTTCTTCGTTCCCGCCCTGCAGCAGGCCGGCATTGCGGCGGTCGAAAAATGGAAGACCGCGCCGATTGGCGGTGAGATCCGTCCCGAAGCCTGGGGGAAGGTCTTCGATGCCAAACCCGGTAAGAAGCAGATTCAGAACTTCGAAAAATGCGTTCGCACTACGCATGCGAGCTGGCTGATGGACAGCGGACTGTACGAGCAGAAAACCTCGCCCGAACGCTATCGTCGAGCGATCGAACAGGTGCGGCTGCTGGGGTACGACTTCCATGTTCCGCAGGTGACGCTGGGACCGCTGACTGGCAAGCAGCTCCCAGTCTCGGTCCACCTGGAAAATCGCGGAGTCGCGCCGTTTTATTACGACTGGCCTGTCGAATTCGGCTTCATCTCCAGCGGCCGCGTGGTTGAAACTCTGCCAAGTACCGGAAAAATCACCGGTCTGCTCCCTGGCGATCCGGTTCGAATCTGGACCCAGTCTCTCGACGTGCAGTCGTTACCCGCCGGCAAATACCGGCTCGCCCTTCGCGTCGTGAATCCGCTGCCGCAGGGGAAACCCCTGCGTTTCGCCAATGCCGCGCAAGACGCCGATGCCGCCGGATGGCTCACGCTCGGAGAAATCGACATCCCCTGA
- a CDS encoding Hsp70 family protein — protein MPVIVGIDLGTTHSLVAIMEPEGPRLIPNELGQMLTPSVVGRDDAGTILVGGLAKELQVTRPERCASVFKRQMGEAKWTADLGGKKLTAIELSSCVLRSLKRDAEAYLGHDVTDAVITVPAYFNEEQRRATIMAGKLAGLNVARILNEPTAAAIAYGLTHQDQDRMALVVDLGGGTFDVSIVELFDGTIEIRASAGEIFLGGEDFTNALASVVLQQQGLQFERIEMSQPLRISRLRRECEGAKRKLTAESHAEIRLPDQAGEFSDPPAVVQISREQFEQATARLLDQLTGPIRQALGDARLNRSQIQDVILVGGATRMPCVRKRIEDLLQQSPRFSLNPDEVVALGAAVHAAVVGRNEHVTDLVVTDVAPFTLGVEISNEVAGQIRSGYFLPVINRNTTIPVSRVKQVSTLQAFQTSVKVRVYQGESRKVAENTLLGEFEVTGIPRGPAGQAIDIRFTYDINGVLEAEATIVETKKKATHVFQRKSGNLSQKQLAEAVERMQALKMHPREETANRYLLQRAERLYAELPIRERDALDQLLRAFEDVLDLNDKEGIESLREMLQGFLAQFDDQGENNDGSGYGQNDAV, from the coding sequence ATGCCTGTGATTGTCGGAATTGATCTGGGAACAACGCATTCCCTGGTCGCAATTATGGAACCGGAGGGCCCCCGGCTGATTCCGAACGAATTGGGTCAGATGCTGACGCCGTCGGTGGTCGGTCGCGACGATGCCGGCACGATTCTGGTCGGAGGACTGGCAAAAGAACTGCAGGTGACCCGTCCCGAGCGCTGCGCCAGCGTCTTCAAACGGCAGATGGGCGAAGCCAAATGGACTGCCGATCTGGGAGGCAAGAAACTCACCGCCATTGAGCTGTCGAGCTGCGTCCTGCGTTCGCTGAAACGGGATGCGGAAGCGTACCTGGGACACGATGTCACCGATGCCGTGATTACGGTGCCGGCCTATTTCAATGAAGAACAACGTCGCGCGACGATCATGGCCGGAAAGCTGGCGGGGCTGAATGTCGCCCGAATTCTCAACGAGCCGACCGCGGCGGCCATCGCCTACGGCCTGACGCATCAGGATCAGGACCGGATGGCTCTCGTCGTGGACCTGGGGGGCGGGACGTTCGATGTTTCCATTGTCGAACTCTTTGACGGAACAATCGAAATACGGGCGTCGGCCGGTGAGATCTTTCTGGGAGGAGAAGATTTCACCAATGCACTGGCGTCGGTGGTCCTGCAACAGCAGGGGCTGCAGTTTGAGCGGATCGAGATGTCGCAGCCGCTGCGCATCTCGAGGCTGCGGCGCGAATGTGAGGGGGCCAAACGGAAGCTGACGGCAGAATCGCACGCCGAGATTCGGCTGCCTGACCAGGCTGGCGAGTTCAGTGATCCGCCGGCTGTTGTGCAGATCTCGCGGGAGCAATTTGAACAGGCGACCGCCAGGCTGCTCGATCAATTGACCGGTCCGATTCGCCAGGCGCTGGGCGATGCCCGATTGAATCGGTCGCAGATTCAGGATGTGATTCTCGTCGGCGGCGCGACGCGCATGCCCTGCGTGCGGAAGCGGATTGAAGACCTGCTGCAGCAGTCGCCGCGATTCTCGCTGAATCCGGATGAAGTCGTGGCGCTGGGGGCGGCGGTGCATGCCGCGGTGGTCGGCCGCAACGAACATGTTACCGACCTGGTGGTCACGGATGTCGCCCCGTTCACCCTGGGAGTCGAGATCTCGAATGAAGTCGCGGGGCAGATTCGGTCGGGCTATTTCCTGCCGGTTATCAATCGCAATACCACGATCCCCGTGAGTCGCGTGAAACAGGTGTCGACGCTCCAGGCTTTTCAGACGAGCGTGAAAGTTCGGGTGTATCAGGGGGAATCTCGAAAGGTCGCCGAGAACACTTTGCTGGGCGAATTCGAGGTGACGGGCATTCCCCGCGGGCCAGCCGGACAGGCGATTGATATTCGCTTCACTTATGACATCAATGGCGTCCTGGAGGCCGAGGCCACCATTGTCGAGACCAAGAAGAAAGCGACGCACGTCTTTCAACGGAAGTCGGGCAACTTGTCGCAGAAGCAACTCGCCGAAGCGGTCGAGCGGATGCAGGCTCTGAAGATGCATCCCCGTGAAGAAACAGCCAATCGGTATCTGCTGCAGCGGGCCGAACGACTGTATGCGGAGTTGCCGATTCGAGAACGAGATGCTCTCGACCAGTTGCTGCGGGCGTTTGAAGACGTCCTCGACCTGAATGACAAAGAGGGGATCGAAAGCCTGCGGGAAATGTTGCAGGGGTTTCTGGCTCAGTTCGACGACCAGGGAGAGAACAATGACGGCTCCGGTTACGGCCAGAACGATGCCGTTTAA
- a CDS encoding J domain-containing protein, which produces MAESSLPDDYSQWPVDPFRLLGVPRAADERAAKKAYTALLRRFHPEDHPEHFRRIRAAYETVKAILENNRDGGYYEAIRSRAEEQSNAAEERSAPEEAEWQGSPRVTLASQIDAAWKLACNGDLEGAYRDVLALIRLHPGHPDLCIRRYWLLILQPGLDADTDAMGVLDAALEQSFSHPLAQLYVDALAHEPERAATEAAWKLVQQPEFRSQLLPVMRYRWLHLRSENGWGQLKSELNSFEMPLLDDAYLWQSLNLLACEIAIFGQETGFAKEILARLAEIGGSADEGGQSAGMAVNHDRIDHLSVMVKEIKPAMLRPSVQDAFPVSKLIAFLCETALETEDVVLLRIKSEILPGWVQKPEEALGTLDQLQAEYPGCAYELLNRLGQLLLGRANIYWQADELDARLRSDLERQHRIRDIGAKADYNELRWSLLTFCREEWATFEAVGQVLTSVVLERSKQAPHWLLFLQRDMAMATLVKGTLLFWS; this is translated from the coding sequence ATGGCCGAATCGAGTTTGCCTGACGATTATTCTCAGTGGCCTGTCGACCCGTTTCGGTTGCTGGGGGTGCCGCGGGCTGCGGATGAACGGGCCGCGAAAAAGGCCTATACAGCGCTGTTGCGTCGCTTTCACCCGGAAGATCACCCGGAACATTTCCGTCGCATTCGCGCCGCCTATGAAACTGTGAAGGCGATTCTCGAAAACAATCGGGACGGGGGTTACTACGAGGCCATCAGAAGTCGGGCTGAAGAACAGTCAAACGCTGCCGAGGAGAGGTCGGCACCTGAAGAGGCCGAATGGCAGGGTTCGCCCCGAGTGACGCTGGCGTCTCAAATTGATGCCGCCTGGAAACTCGCGTGCAACGGTGATCTCGAGGGCGCCTATCGTGACGTGCTGGCGCTGATTCGCCTGCATCCCGGCCATCCTGATTTGTGCATCCGGCGGTACTGGCTGCTGATTCTGCAGCCAGGTCTGGATGCAGACACCGATGCGATGGGAGTGCTAGATGCGGCACTGGAGCAGTCGTTCTCGCATCCGCTGGCGCAGTTGTATGTCGACGCCCTCGCTCACGAGCCGGAACGAGCGGCAACGGAAGCGGCCTGGAAACTGGTGCAGCAACCGGAGTTTCGTTCGCAGTTGCTGCCGGTCATGCGGTATCGATGGCTGCACCTGAGGTCGGAGAACGGCTGGGGTCAATTGAAGAGCGAATTGAACTCATTCGAAATGCCGTTGCTCGATGATGCATACCTGTGGCAATCGCTGAATCTGCTGGCCTGCGAGATTGCGATCTTTGGGCAGGAGACTGGTTTCGCCAAAGAGATCCTGGCCCGGCTGGCCGAGATCGGGGGCTCGGCGGATGAAGGGGGACAAAGCGCCGGCATGGCGGTTAATCACGACCGGATCGATCATCTCTCGGTCATGGTGAAGGAGATCAAGCCGGCCATGCTGCGTCCGAGTGTGCAGGACGCGTTTCCCGTCTCAAAGCTGATCGCCTTTCTCTGCGAGACGGCACTGGAGACGGAAGATGTGGTCCTCCTGCGGATCAAGTCAGAGATCCTGCCAGGCTGGGTGCAGAAGCCTGAAGAAGCACTCGGCACACTCGACCAGTTGCAGGCGGAGTATCCCGGCTGTGCATACGAGCTCCTGAACCGACTCGGGCAGCTCTTACTGGGCCGGGCGAACATCTACTGGCAAGCGGACGAACTTGATGCGCGACTGCGCAGCGATCTCGAACGACAGCACCGCATCCGCGACATCGGCGCCAAGGCGGACTACAACGAACTGCGCTGGTCGCTGCTGACATTCTGCCGCGAAGAGTGGGCGACGTTCGAAGCGGTCGGTCAGGTGCTGACGAGCGTAGTTCTTGAACGCTCAAAACAGGCGCCGCACTGGCTTTTGTTTCTGCAGCGAGACATGGCGATGGCGACGCTGGTGAAAGGAACGCTTTTGTTTTGGAGCTGA